The following are encoded in a window of Acropora muricata isolate sample 2 chromosome 6, ASM3666990v1, whole genome shotgun sequence genomic DNA:
- the LOC136919452 gene encoding uncharacterized protein, with protein MCTRKMDSRGLSKKLTAVETCLFLGLVVGNLCFEIIGASRSGCSNALGLKDGSVQDYQFSSYTYRTGWNPFKARLNQGGAWCSDTNDVNHEFLEIDLLNVQHISRIATQGVHDSYPPWFSNYVETFVIEYSYDGTTWFTYKGSDASIQTFHGNIDSSSVKNNYFRDTFVTRYLRIYPKTYYRHMCLRVELYGCKNQSGDCSRYITTASGSINSLSFPGSYPGNKDCTWLIEVSKDKNIALMFTQFDVYQGSNPGGCQNDYMEVRDGLTDSSPVIGRKYCNQNRTMLITTNKNVARIYFHTGIANHGHKGFQLYFLSVTKGSDDVLSGTACDGEVLALDCSGYQNTIHILHARYQIGSFPFSCGQRHNYSSSTSCPAFNATGEIVSKCQDYKKCLVTVNESSFPGQSCARVRRQLEVFYQCISTNVKTPAPTPQLTTPTTSATTPTPFTIKTHLSHSLTSHVTESPTKVKATETPDVTLSKTTTKSTDPITEVTSTRTVDPRVGRREDQTTGSMTTRTMVLVIVVAGIALVVVTLLIALFLCRKKRQRKDKKDALPTVGYIPEGKYSKANNGRGRCTLTYSASGNEYDATNILYQSADSFSDHSSNKNEDGNAYASSALLGGSMKVTENPLYPKVSAPYNKLTANGKVGYELVKSPRKGCDSPSNSPKLLPKMNCIHNPNYEKSLPFNHEYAVPKVENVNPQGKKCHV; from the exons ATGTGCACAAGAAAGATGGATTCGCGTGGACTCTCAAAAAAGCTAACAGCGGTTGAAACTTGTCTTTTCTTGGGCTTGGTTGTAGGCAATCTTTGTTTTGAAATCATCGGCGCCTCTCGATCAG GTTGCTCAAATGCTCTTGGCTTGAAAGATGGGAGTGTTCAAGATTACCAGTTTAGCTCGTACACATACCGTACAGGTTGGAATCCGTTCAAAGCACGACTTAACCAAGGTGGTGCGTGGTGCAGTGATACAAATGACGTCAATCATGAATTCCTGGAAATTGATCTGCTAAATGTCCAACACATATCCCGAATTGCCACACAAGGCGTGCATGACTCATATCCACCTTGGTTTAGTAACTATGTCGAAACATTTGTAATAGAATACAGCTACGATGGAACTACTTGGTTCACTTATAAAGGCAGTGATGCCTCCATTCAG ACTTTTCATGGCAACATTGACAGTTCCAGTGTGAAGAACAACTACTTCCGAGATACTTTTGTCACAAGATATCTCAGAATTTATCCGAAGACATATTATCGTCATATGTGCCTGAGAGTGGAACTCTATGGCTGCAAGAACCAGTCAG GTGATTGTTCAAGATATATCACAACTGCCTCTGGATCTATTAACAGCCTCAGCTTTCCAGGAAGCTACCCAGGAAATAAGGATTGCACATGGCTTATTGAGGTTTCTAAAGACAAAAACATTGCTCTCATGTTTACTCAGTTTGATGTTTACCAGGGTTCAAATCCTGGAGGCTGCCAGAATGATTATATGGAAGTAAGAGATGGACTGACAGATTCATCACCTGTGATTGGGCGAAAATACTGCAACCAAAATAGAACAATGTTAATAACAACCAACAAGAATGTTGCAAGAATCTACTTCCACACTGGCATTGCTAATCATGGCCATAAAGGATTCCAACTTTATTTCCTGTCTGTGACAAAAG GCTCAGATGACGTGCTTAGTGGTACAGCTTGTGATGGAGAAGTATTGGCTCTAGACTGTTCAGGATATCAGAATACAATCCACATTCTCCATGCTCGGTACCAAATTGGCTCATTTCCCTTCAGTTGTGGACAACGTCATAATTATTCCAGTTCAACTTCATGTCCAGCTTTTAATGCTACGGGTGAGATTGTATCAAAATGCCAGGACTATAAAAAATGCCTCGTTACTGTGAATGAGTCTTCATTCCCTGGTCAAAGTTGTGCAAGAGTAAGGCGTCAGCTGGAAGTTTTTTatcagtgcatcagcaccaatgTCAAAA CGCCTGCACCAACACCGCAATTGACAACACCCACTACTTCAGCAACAACACCTACACCCTTCACCATTAAGACGCACTTGTCACACTCATTAACTAGCCATGTTACAGAGTCACCCACTAAGGTCAAAGCCACAGAGACTCCTGACGTTACActctcaaagacaacaacaaagtCAACCGACCCAATCACAGAAGTGACAAGCACCAGGACAGTTGACCCAAGAGTTGGAAGGAGGGAAGATCAGACCACTGGCAGTATGACGACTAGGACAATGGTTCTTGTTATTGTGGTGGCTGGAATTGCATTGGTCGTTGTAACGTTGCTGATAGCTCTGTTTTTGTGTCGGAAAAAAAG GCAGAGGAAAGACAAAAAGGATGCGCTTCCGACAGTGGGATATATTCCTGAAGGCAAATACAGCAAGGCAAACAATGGCCGTGGAAG GTGCACTTTAACTTATAGTGCAAGTGGCAATGAATATGATGCCACGAACATTTTGTACCAGAG TGCCGATAGCTTTAGTGACCACTCTAGCAACAAGAATGAAGATGGGAATGCCTATGCAAG TTCTGCCTTACTTGGAGGATCGATGAAAGTAACAGAGAATCCACTTTACCCAAA GGTTTCGGCTCCGTACAACAAACTTACGGCAAATGGCAAAGTGGGCTACGAGCT GGTCAAATCACCACGTAAAGGATGCGACAG TCCTTCAAACTCACCAAAACTGCTGCCAAAGATGAACTGTATTCACAACCCGAACTACGAAAAGTCGTTACCCTTT AATCACGAATATGCTGTCCCTAAAGTTGAAAATGTTAATCCCCAAGGCAAGAAGTGTCATGTGTAA
- the LOC136919447 gene encoding uncharacterized protein isoform X2, with translation MEDGRVRDSQISSNHGGQMVFKARLNYYDGGWCSESIKSVFLQIALKNVRHVSGIATQGVLDSSFEGYVKTFRVEYSYDGTKWYTYKDSGGSVETFDGNHDTFSVKNNYFRDTFVTKVLRIYPKTFKNQICMRVELYGCNDPSDDCSSYIKTASGSIDSLSFPGSYPGNKDCTWLIEVSKDKNIALMFTQFDVYQGSNPGGCKDDYVEVRDGLTDSSPVIGGKYCNQNRTMLIITNKNVARIYFHTGIANHDHKGFRLYFLAVTKGSDDVLSGTGCDGEVLALDCSGYQNTINILHARYQIGSFPFSCGQRHNYSSSKSCPAFDAMGEIVSKCQDYKKCHITVNESSFPGQSCARVRRQLEAFYRCNSTNTKTPAPTLQPLFSHSVSTSHVTESTTEAKVTETSPVTKPNSTPRSTGTNTEVTSNRTDERKEDQIADWGTTGIVLFVLAVLAVTIIRMFLLPLFWRQIKKVWLISGNLKLKWGDSIARV, from the exons ATGGAAGATGGGAGGGTTCGTGATTCTCAGATAAGCTCGAACCATGGTGGCCAGATGGTATTCAAGGCACGACTTAATTATTATGATGGTGGATGGTGCAGTGAATCTATCAAGTCTGTTTTCTTACAAATTGCTTTGAAAAATGTCCGACATGTATCTGGTATTGCTACACAAGGCGTGCTTGATTCATCATTTGAGGGTTATGTCAAAACGTTCAGAGTGGAATATAGCTACGATGGGACTAAATGGTACACTTATAAAGACAGTGGTGGTTCTGTTGAG ACTTTTGATGGCAACCATGACACTTTCAGTGTGAAGAACAACTACTTCCGAGATACTTTTGTCACAAAAGTTCTCAGAATTTATCCCAAGACATTTAAAAATCAAATCTGTATGAGAGTAGAACTCTATGGCTGCAATGACCCTTCAG ATGATTGTTCTTCCTATATCAAAACTGCCTCTGGATCTATTGACAGCCTCAGCTTTCCTGGAAGCTATCCAGGAAATAAGGATTGCACATGGCTTATTGAGGTTTCTAAAGACAAAAACATTGCTCTCATGTTTACACAGTTTGATGTTTACCAGGGTTCAAATCCTGGAGGCTGCAAGGATGATTATGTGGAAGTAAGAGATGGACTGACAGATTCATCACCTGTGATTGGTGGAAAATACTGCAACCAAAATAGAACAATGTTAATAATAACCAACAAGAATGTTGCAAGAATCTACTTCCACACTGGCATTGCTAATCATGACCATAAAGGATTTCGACTTTACTTCCTGGCTGTGACAAAAG GATCAGATGACGTACTTAGTGGCACAGGTTGTGATGGAGAAGTATTGGCTCTAGACTGTTCAGGATATCAGAATACAATCAACATTCTCCATGCTCGGTACCAAATAGGCTCATTTCCCTTCAGTTGTGGACAACGTCATAATTATTCCAGTTCAAAATCATGTCCTGCTTTTGATGCCATGGGTGAGATTGTATCAAAATGCCAGGACTACAAAAAATGCCACATTACCGTGAATGAGTCTTCATTCCCTGGTCAAAGTTGTGCAAGAGTAAGGCGTCAACTAGAAGCTTTTTATcggtgtaacagcaccaacaccAAAA CACCTGCACCAACACTGCAACCATTATTCTCACACTCAGTAAGTACTAGCCATGTGACAGAGTCAACCACTGAGGCCAAAGTCACAGAGACTTCTCCAGTTACAAAGCCAAATTCAACACCAAGGTCAACTGGCACAAACACAGAGGTGACAAGCAACAGGACAGATGAAAGGAAGGAAGATCAGATTGCTGACTGGGGGACTACTGGGATAGTGCTTTTTGTTTTGGCTGTATTAGCAGTGACCATTATTAGAATGTTCCTGTTACCACTGTTTTGGcgtcaaataaaaaaagtatGGTTGATAAGTGGTAATTTGAAATTAAAGTGGGGAGACAGCATCGCCAGGGTATAG
- the LOC136919447 gene encoding uncharacterized protein isoform X1: MRAMSKYFCTRSLNRLLQLFKVIFYTFFRDGTLSRKRSVKCASDIDFRGLVQWLKLMVKIFALIANLRFELVSASREGCSNPIGMEDGRVRDSQISSNHGGQMVFKARLNYYDGGWCSESIKSVFLQIALKNVRHVSGIATQGVLDSSFEGYVKTFRVEYSYDGTKWYTYKDSGGSVETFDGNHDTFSVKNNYFRDTFVTKVLRIYPKTFKNQICMRVELYGCNDPSDDCSSYIKTASGSIDSLSFPGSYPGNKDCTWLIEVSKDKNIALMFTQFDVYQGSNPGGCKDDYVEVRDGLTDSSPVIGGKYCNQNRTMLIITNKNVARIYFHTGIANHDHKGFRLYFLAVTKGSDDVLSGTGCDGEVLALDCSGYQNTINILHARYQIGSFPFSCGQRHNYSSSKSCPAFDAMGEIVSKCQDYKKCHITVNESSFPGQSCARVRRQLEAFYRCNSTNTKTPAPTLQPLFSHSVSTSHVTESTTEAKVTETSPVTKPNSTPRSTGTNTEVTSNRTDERKEDQIADWGTTGIVLFVLAVLAVTIIRMFLLPLFWRQIKKVWLISGNLKLKWGDSIARV, translated from the exons ATGCGTGCAATGTCGAAGTATTTCTGTACACGTAGTTTGAATCGATTACTTCAACTTTTCAAAGTgatattttatacatttttcCGCGACGGAACGTTGTCTAGAAAACGTAGTGTTAAGTGCGCAAGTGACATCGATTTTCGTGGACTCGTGCAATGGCTAAAGCTAATGGTCAAAATATTTGCATTGATCGCCAACCTGCGTTTTGAACTCGTCAGCGCCTCGAGAGAAG GTTGCTCAAATCCCATTGGCATGGAAGATGGGAGGGTTCGTGATTCTCAGATAAGCTCGAACCATGGTGGCCAGATGGTATTCAAGGCACGACTTAATTATTATGATGGTGGATGGTGCAGTGAATCTATCAAGTCTGTTTTCTTACAAATTGCTTTGAAAAATGTCCGACATGTATCTGGTATTGCTACACAAGGCGTGCTTGATTCATCATTTGAGGGTTATGTCAAAACGTTCAGAGTGGAATATAGCTACGATGGGACTAAATGGTACACTTATAAAGACAGTGGTGGTTCTGTTGAG ACTTTTGATGGCAACCATGACACTTTCAGTGTGAAGAACAACTACTTCCGAGATACTTTTGTCACAAAAGTTCTCAGAATTTATCCCAAGACATTTAAAAATCAAATCTGTATGAGAGTAGAACTCTATGGCTGCAATGACCCTTCAG ATGATTGTTCTTCCTATATCAAAACTGCCTCTGGATCTATTGACAGCCTCAGCTTTCCTGGAAGCTATCCAGGAAATAAGGATTGCACATGGCTTATTGAGGTTTCTAAAGACAAAAACATTGCTCTCATGTTTACACAGTTTGATGTTTACCAGGGTTCAAATCCTGGAGGCTGCAAGGATGATTATGTGGAAGTAAGAGATGGACTGACAGATTCATCACCTGTGATTGGTGGAAAATACTGCAACCAAAATAGAACAATGTTAATAATAACCAACAAGAATGTTGCAAGAATCTACTTCCACACTGGCATTGCTAATCATGACCATAAAGGATTTCGACTTTACTTCCTGGCTGTGACAAAAG GATCAGATGACGTACTTAGTGGCACAGGTTGTGATGGAGAAGTATTGGCTCTAGACTGTTCAGGATATCAGAATACAATCAACATTCTCCATGCTCGGTACCAAATAGGCTCATTTCCCTTCAGTTGTGGACAACGTCATAATTATTCCAGTTCAAAATCATGTCCTGCTTTTGATGCCATGGGTGAGATTGTATCAAAATGCCAGGACTACAAAAAATGCCACATTACCGTGAATGAGTCTTCATTCCCTGGTCAAAGTTGTGCAAGAGTAAGGCGTCAACTAGAAGCTTTTTATcggtgtaacagcaccaacaccAAAA CACCTGCACCAACACTGCAACCATTATTCTCACACTCAGTAAGTACTAGCCATGTGACAGAGTCAACCACTGAGGCCAAAGTCACAGAGACTTCTCCAGTTACAAAGCCAAATTCAACACCAAGGTCAACTGGCACAAACACAGAGGTGACAAGCAACAGGACAGATGAAAGGAAGGAAGATCAGATTGCTGACTGGGGGACTACTGGGATAGTGCTTTTTGTTTTGGCTGTATTAGCAGTGACCATTATTAGAATGTTCCTGTTACCACTGTTTTGGcgtcaaataaaaaaagtatGGTTGATAAGTGGTAATTTGAAATTAAAGTGGGGAGACAGCATCGCCAGGGTATAG